A part of Gossypium hirsutum isolate 1008001.06 chromosome A07, Gossypium_hirsutum_v2.1, whole genome shotgun sequence genomic DNA contains:
- the LOC107952945 gene encoding pentatricopeptide repeat-containing protein At4g01030, mitochondrial, with the protein MDRVAPFQRYFTLSQSQNSIKPKKVSPASVALGPALISPATQLSNLSLSYSWSHLSPSPAFHFSDDLKEVNSLESVKVLHARLLKMSNSWSSDSMTKSLISSYVKFNDFRAATMIFFVGFARNYVFWSSFLDELQSCGGQTRRVLEVFGELCGKGVVFDSKVLTLVLKMCASLMDPWLGLQIHADLVKKGFDLDVHLKCALMNFYGRCWELESANQVFNEMVEKKELAWNEVIMLNLRNERWEKAMELFRGMQFSCAKAYASTVAKLLHCCSKVGALEEGKQIHGYVLKFALESDLLVSNSLINMYSRNNRLELARRVFGLMQDHNLSSWNSIISAYATHGYLNDAWNVLKEMESSDVKHDIITWNCLLSGHALHGSHKAVLKILRRMQVVGFRPNSSSITSVLQAVIELGILNFGREIHGYVTRNELDFDAYVVTSLLDMYVKHNDIGKANAVFSCMKNKRNIVAWNTLISGYSFKGLFDDARKLMNEMEEEGITPDLVTWNSLISGYSMWGKDDEALGLIHQVKSSGMSPNVVSWTALVSGSSQNGSYRESLEFFSQMQREGIRPNSVTLSSLLRNCGGLSLLQKGKEIHSFSIKNGFIEDVFVATALIDMYCKSGNLKAAYEVFERIENKTLATWNCLIMGFAIYGLGKEVVSLFEQMLGADIIPDAITFTAVLSGSKNSGLVNEGWKYFDSMSSVYGIIPTIEHYSCMVDLLGRAGYLDEAWDFMQSMPLKPDATIWGALLGSCRIHKNIQLAEIASKKLFELEPYNSANYVLMLNLYAMFDRWGDVERIKDLMSDIGVKNGQVWSWVEIDQIIHVFCAGENHPDEGEIYYELYHLVSEMKKLGYKPDVKCVYQNIDDSEKEKVLLSHTEKLAITYGLIKSRSITPIRVIKNSRICPDCHTAAKYMSLVKNREIFLRDGSRFHHFSEGKCSCNDCW; encoded by the coding sequence ATGGATAGAGTAGCACCATTCCAACGCTACTTTACTCTCTCCCAGAGTCAAAACTCTATAAAACCCAAAAAAGTTTCACCTGCTTCTGTGGCTCTTGGCCCCGCACTCATCTCTCCTGCAACCCAACTCTCTAATTTATCACTGTCATACTCTTGGTCACATCTCTCTCCTTCCCCTGCTTTTCACTTCTCCGATGACTTAAAAGAGGTCAACAGTTTGGAGTCAGTTAAAGTTTTGCATGCCAGGTTGCTTAAAATGAGTAATAGTTGGAGTTCAGATTCTATGACTAAGAGTTTGATCTCGAGTTATGTGAAATTCAACGATTTCAGAGCCGCTACGATGATTTTCTTCGTAGGTTTCGCTCGGAACTATGTTTTCTGGAGTTCTTTCTTGGACGAGCTTCAAAGTTGTGGGGGACAGACACGTAGAGTACTTGAGGTTTTTGGTGAACTATGTGGTAAAGGAGTGGTTTTTGATAGTAAAGTTCTTACTTTGGTTCTGAAGATGTGTGCTAGTTTGATGGATCCATGGCTAGGGTTGCAGATTCATGCTGATCTGGTCAAGAAAGGTTTCGATTTGGATGTGCATTTGAAGTGTGCATTGATGAATTTTTATGGGAGGTGTTGGGAACTGGAGAGTGCCAATCAAGTTTTCAATGAAATGGTGGAAAAGAAAGAGCTTGCCTGGAATGAAGTTATCATGTTAAACTTGAGGAATGAGAGATGGGAGAAGGCTATGGAGTTGTTCAGGGGAATGCAGTTTTCTTGTGCTAAAGCTTATGCTAGTACCGTTGCAAAATTGCTGCATTGCTGTAGCAAAGTGGGAGCTCTCGAGGAAGGAAAGCAAATTCATGGGTATGTACTAAAATTTGCATTAGAATCTGATTTATTGGTAAGCAATTCCTTAATCAATATGTACTCAAGAAATAATAGACTGGAACTTGCTAGGAGAGTTTTTGGTTTGATGCAAGATCATAACCTATCTTCTTGGAATTCTATAATTTCGGCTTATGCTACCCATGGCTATTTGAATGATGCTTGGAATGTATTGAAGGAAATGGAATCATCTGATgtaaaacatgatataataaccTGGAACTGCCTTTTGTCTGGCCATGCCCTTCATGGATCTCATAAAGCAGTCCTGAAAATTTTGCGGAGAATGCAGGTTGTCGGTTTCAGGCCAAATTCAAGCTCTATCACCAGTGTTCTTCAAGCTGTCATTGAATTGGGAATATTGAACTTTGGGAGAGAAATTCATGGTTATGTTACAAGAAATGAGTTGGATTTTGATGCATATGTGGTAACTTCATTGCTAGACATGTATGTGAAGCATAATGATATAGGAAAAGCTAATGCAGTTTTTAGTTGcatgaagaataaaagaaatattgTTGCTTGGAACACGTTAATATCTGGATATTCGTTCAAGGGCCTTTTTGACGATGCTAGGAAATTAATGAATGAGATGGAAGAGGAAGGGATAACGCCAGACCTAGTAACATGGAATAGTTTGATTTCAGGATATTCCATGTGGGGGAAAGATGATGAAGCTTTGGGCCTGATTCATCAAGTAAAGAGTTCAGGAATGAGTCCCAATGTGGTATCTTGGACTGCTCTGGTCTCAGGCAGTTCACAAAATGGAAGCTATAGGGAGTCTCTTGAATTCTTCAGCCAAATGCAACGAGAGGGTATCAGGCCCAACTCTGTCACTTTATCCAGCTTACTTCGAAACTGTGGAGGGCTATCTCTTTTACAGAAAGGCAAAGAGATACACAGCTTCAGCATAAAAAATGGTTTTATTGAAGATGTCTTTGTAGCTACTGCACTTATTGACATGTACTGTAAATCCGGCAATTTGAAAGCTGCTTATGAGGTTTTCGAGAGGATTGAGAATAAAACGTTGGCCACCTGGAATTGTCTGATTATGGGGTTTGCAATCTATGGTCTTGGTAAAGAGGTGGTCTCACTCTTTGAGCAGATGCTTGGGGCAGACATAATTCCAGATGCCATAACATTCACAGCTGTACTCTCTGGTTCTAAGAATTCAGGTTTAGTTAATGAAGGATGGAAATATTTTGATAGTATGAGCTCTGTCTATGGGATAATACCAACAATTGAACATTATTCTTGCATGGTAGATCTGCTTGGAAGAGCTGGATACCTTGATGAAGCTTGGGATTTCATGCAAAGTATGCCATTGAAACCAGATGCAACCATTTGGGGTGCTCTTCTTGGATCCTGCCGTATCCATAAGAACATCCAACTGGCAGAGATTGCATCAAAGAAACTTTTCGAGTTAGAACCTTATAACTCTGCAAATTATGTTTTGATGTTGAATCTATATGCCATGTTTGACAGATGGGGGGATGTTGAACGTATCAAAGATTTGATGAGTGATATAGGGGTGAAAAATGGGCAAGTTTGGAGCTGGGTTGAAATTGATCAGATAATTCATGTATTCTGTGCAGGAGAGAACCATCCAGATGAAGGGGAGATATATTATGAGTTGTACCATCTGGTTTCTGAAATGAAGAAGCTTGGGTATAAACCTGATGTCAAGTGTGTTTATCAAAATATTGATGACAGTGAAAAGGAGAAGGTGCTACTTAGTCACACAGAGAAATTGGCTATAACTTATGGACTAATCAAGTCAAGAAGCATTACACCTATCAGGGTAATCAAGAACTCAAGGATTTGCCCCGACTGCCATACTGCAGCTAAATACATGTCATTGGTTAAGAATCGAGAGATTTTCCTACGGGATGGTAGTCGGTTTCACCATTTCAGTGAAGGGAAGTGTTCCTGCAATGATTGTTGGTAA
- the LOC107952946 gene encoding protein WHAT'S THIS FACTOR 1 homolog, chloroplastic, with product MEPLLLLASNKASISASFPLFLSYKSSFHEKPKISRKSHFHPSKGVPEKTPFFGRSLVLQDKAFTSLGNLRKTHVPFEPIRAVVKRRKELPFDNVIQRDKKLKLVLKIRKILVSQPDRIMSLRSLGRYRRDLGLEKRRRFIALLRKFPGVFEIMEEGAFSLRFRLTPEAERLYLDELRVRNEMEGLLVVKLRKLLMMSMEKRILLEKIAHLRTDLGLPLEFRDTICQRYPQYFRVVQTERGPALELTHWDPELAVSAAELAEEENRARELEEKNLIIDRPLKFNRIKLPKGLNLSKGEMRRLCQFRDMPYISPYSDFSGLRSGTPEKEKHACGVVHEILSLTVEKRTLVDHLTHFREEFRFSQQLRGMIIRHPDMFYVSLKGDRDSVFLREAYRDSQLIDKDPLLLIKEKFRSLVAIPRFPKRGSSKKDADNNEESNMQEEASDEEEEEGYSDMDSYLSDGGFGDDEGGKDDDYAEDWSDDDDGDAPPDFDDNDELVNVGSSKPTKQTAFSAKKEEERRAPVFPDGRPRERW from the coding sequence ATGGAACCTCTGCTTCTGCTTGCTTCAAACAAAGCTTCAATATCGGCCTCCTTCCCCCTGTTTCTCTCCTACAAATCCTCATTTcatgaaaaaccaaaaatttccaGGAAATCTCATTTTCATCCCTCAAAAGGAGTTCCAGAGAAAACGCCATTTTTTGGTCGAAGCTTGGTTTTGCAAGATAAGGCTTTTACTTCTTTGGGTAATCTGAGAAAAACCCATGTCCCTTTTGAGCCAATAAGAGCTGTAGTTAAGAGAAGAAAAGAGCTTCCTTTTGATAATGTGATTCAAAGGGACAAGAAGCTTAAATTGGTCTTAAAGATAAGGAAGATTCTAGTGAGTCAACCTGATAGAATCATGTCACTTAGGTCGTTGGGGAGATATAGAAGAGACTTAGGTCTTGAAAAAAGGCGTAGATTTATTGCTTTATTGAGGAAGTTTCCTGGAGTGTTTGAAATTATGGAGGAGGGAGCTTTTTCATTGAGGTTTAGATTGACACCTGAAGCTGAAAGGCTATACTTGGATGAGTTGAGAGTTAGGAATGAAATGGAAGGTTTGCTGGTTGTTAAGTTGAGGAAGTTGCTGATGATGTCAATGGAGAAGCGGATTCTGTTGGAGAAGATTGCACATTTGAGGACTGATCTTGGGCTTCCTTTAGAGTTTCGTGATACAATTTGTCAGCGATACCCTCAGTATTTTCGTGTAGTTCAAACTGAACGAGGCCCTGCTTTGGAGTTAACTCATTGGGATCCTGAGCTTGCTGTATCAGCTGCTGAACTAGCTGAAGAGGAAAATCGAGCTAGAGAGTTGGAAGAGAAGAACTTGATTATAGATAGACCGCTTAAATTCAATAGAATTAAGCTTCCCAAGGGTCTTAATCTTTCTAAGGGTGAAATGAGAAGGCTATGCCAGTTTAGAGACATGCCTTATATAAGCCCTTATTCAGACTTTTCAGGattgagatcaggaacacctgAGAAGGAGAAGCATGCTTGCGGGGTGGTACATGAGATTTTGAGCCTCACTGTTGAGAAGAGAACACTTGTAGATCACCTCACTCATTTCCGAGAGGAGTTTAGATTCTCTCAGCAACTTCGAGGGATGATAATAAGGCACCCTGATATGTTCTATGTGTCTTTGAAAGGGGATAGGGATTCTGTTTTTCTTAGGGAAGCTTATCGTGATTCTCAATTGATAGATAAGGATCCACTGTTGCTTATTAAAGAGAAGTTTCGCTCTCTTGTTGCCATTCCTAGGTTCCCAAAAAGGGGTAGTTCAAAGAAAGATGCAGATAATAATGAAGAAAGCAACATGCAAGAGGAGGCAAGtgatgaggaagaagaagaaggataTTCTGATATGGATAGTTATCTGAGTGATGGTGGGTTTGGTGATGATGAGGGTGGCAAAGATGATGACTATGCGGAAGATTGGAgcgatgatgatgatggtgatgcaCCACCAGATTTTGATGACAATGATGAGCTTGTTAATGTTGGGTCGAGCAAACCAACTAAACAAACAGCTTTCTCAGCCAAGAAAGAGGAAGAAAGGCGTGCTCCTGTATTTCCTGATGGTCGGCCAAGAGAGCGTTGGTAA
- the LOC107952947 gene encoding histone H3-like centromeric protein HTR12 isoform X4, with the protein MSRTKHTAAKKPRRKPSAAAAASPATASPHTRSVTAKKTGGPATPRKSKRPHRFRAGTRALQEIRKYQKTSNLLVPAASFIREVRAISYRFAPDINRWQAEALVAIQEAEDYLIQLFGDAMLCAIHAKRVTLMKKDIQLARRLGGMGQPW; encoded by the exons ATGTCGAGAACCAAGCACACCGCTGCTAAGAAACCAAGACGGAAGCCATCtg CTGCCGCTGCGGCTTCACCGGCGACGGCATCACCACATACCAGATCG GTAACTGCAAAAAAAACTGGAGGACCGGCCACACCAA GAAAATCGAAGAGGCCTCATCGTTTTCGAGCAGGAACTAGGGCTCTTCAAGAGATTCGGAAATACCAGAAGACCTCAAATCTACTTGTTCCTGCTGCCAGCTTCATCAGAGAA GTAAGAGCTATTAGCTACCGATTTGCTCCAGACATAAATCGTTGGCAAGCTGAAGCTTTAGTTGCAATTCAAGAG GCAGAGGACTATTTGATTCAATTGTTTGGAGATGCAATGCTGTGTGCAATTCATGCAAAGCGTGTTACACTGA TGAAGAAGGATATTCAGTTGGCAAGGCGACTTGGTGGGATGGGCCAACCTTGGTGA
- the LOC107952947 gene encoding histone H3-like centromeric protein HTR12 isoform X2 codes for MSRTKHTAAKKPRRKPSAAAAASPATASPHTRSCKTNLSQIRNLLFLKVTAKKTGGPATPRKSKRPHRFRAGTRALQEIRKYQKTSNLLVPAASFIREVRAISYRFAPDINRWQAEALVAIQEAEDYLIQLFGDAMLCAIHAKRVTLMKKDIQLARRLGGMGQPW; via the exons ATGTCGAGAACCAAGCACACCGCTGCTAAGAAACCAAGACGGAAGCCATCtg CTGCCGCTGCGGCTTCACCGGCGACGGCATCACCACATACCAGATCG TGCAAAACAAATCTGAGTCAGATACGCAATCTTTTGTTCCTGAAGGTAACTGCAAAAAAAACTGGAGGACCGGCCACACCAA GAAAATCGAAGAGGCCTCATCGTTTTCGAGCAGGAACTAGGGCTCTTCAAGAGATTCGGAAATACCAGAAGACCTCAAATCTACTTGTTCCTGCTGCCAGCTTCATCAGAGAA GTAAGAGCTATTAGCTACCGATTTGCTCCAGACATAAATCGTTGGCAAGCTGAAGCTTTAGTTGCAATTCAAGAG GCAGAGGACTATTTGATTCAATTGTTTGGAGATGCAATGCTGTGTGCAATTCATGCAAAGCGTGTTACACTGA TGAAGAAGGATATTCAGTTGGCAAGGCGACTTGGTGGGATGGGCCAACCTTGGTGA
- the LOC107952947 gene encoding histone H3-like centromeric protein HTR12 isoform X3, translating into MSRTKHTAAKKPRRKPSAAAAASPATASPHTRSVTAKKTGGPATPTPGKSKRPHRFRAGTRALQEIRKYQKTSNLLVPAASFIREVRAISYRFAPDINRWQAEALVAIQEAEDYLIQLFGDAMLCAIHAKRVTLMKKDIQLARRLGGMGQPW; encoded by the exons ATGTCGAGAACCAAGCACACCGCTGCTAAGAAACCAAGACGGAAGCCATCtg CTGCCGCTGCGGCTTCACCGGCGACGGCATCACCACATACCAGATCG GTAACTGCAAAAAAAACTGGAGGACCGGCCACACCAA CTCCAGGAAAATCGAAGAGGCCTCATCGTTTTCGAGCAGGAACTAGGGCTCTTCAAGAGATTCGGAAATACCAGAAGACCTCAAATCTACTTGTTCCTGCTGCCAGCTTCATCAGAGAA GTAAGAGCTATTAGCTACCGATTTGCTCCAGACATAAATCGTTGGCAAGCTGAAGCTTTAGTTGCAATTCAAGAG GCAGAGGACTATTTGATTCAATTGTTTGGAGATGCAATGCTGTGTGCAATTCATGCAAAGCGTGTTACACTGA TGAAGAAGGATATTCAGTTGGCAAGGCGACTTGGTGGGATGGGCCAACCTTGGTGA
- the LOC107952947 gene encoding histone H3-like centromeric protein HTR12 isoform X1, with protein sequence MSRTKHTAAKKPRRKPSAAAAASPATASPHTRSCKTNLSQIRNLLFLKVTAKKTGGPATPTPGKSKRPHRFRAGTRALQEIRKYQKTSNLLVPAASFIREVRAISYRFAPDINRWQAEALVAIQEAEDYLIQLFGDAMLCAIHAKRVTLMKKDIQLARRLGGMGQPW encoded by the exons ATGTCGAGAACCAAGCACACCGCTGCTAAGAAACCAAGACGGAAGCCATCtg CTGCCGCTGCGGCTTCACCGGCGACGGCATCACCACATACCAGATCG TGCAAAACAAATCTGAGTCAGATACGCAATCTTTTGTTCCTGAAGGTAACTGCAAAAAAAACTGGAGGACCGGCCACACCAA CTCCAGGAAAATCGAAGAGGCCTCATCGTTTTCGAGCAGGAACTAGGGCTCTTCAAGAGATTCGGAAATACCAGAAGACCTCAAATCTACTTGTTCCTGCTGCCAGCTTCATCAGAGAA GTAAGAGCTATTAGCTACCGATTTGCTCCAGACATAAATCGTTGGCAAGCTGAAGCTTTAGTTGCAATTCAAGAG GCAGAGGACTATTTGATTCAATTGTTTGGAGATGCAATGCTGTGTGCAATTCATGCAAAGCGTGTTACACTGA TGAAGAAGGATATTCAGTTGGCAAGGCGACTTGGTGGGATGGGCCAACCTTGGTGA